The genomic interval GCCGCCCGGTACTCGCTCGGTTGCGGATTGAACCTCCAGTAAATAGGAACCGTTTCGCCGAATAGCGGTATCGGAGACCCCTTTATTCATATAGACCCACGTTGCGATAGTCATTTGGTCCTTGAAATTGATGCTATCCGAGGGTTGAACGGTCACAACATGCGGTGGTTCAAATTCCAATGCACCGCCGAATTTACCCTCTGCCCATTTCGCGCCGGCAATTGCGCCATCATTTCCGTTGCCCGACGTATCCGCTGCGGTATTGCCTTTCCCTTCGTCAAAAAGCCAGATGCCGACCGCATCGTCCAGCAGCTCTGCTGAAAGCGGATTTACTGCGATACACAAACTACCAATGATAACAAACCAAAATATGGGTTTCATGTTTTCCTCCATTAGTGATATACGAGTTTAGCAGAAAGGGAAAAATGTATCAAGGTTCTGCATAAGCCTACCAGAGCCATTCAGTTTTCAGTCTTTCGTCGTTGCGATTCAGAGAGTACTTGTAAAGGGATGTATCGGGAATCAGAGTTCCGTTGCTACTATGGTGAGATAGACAGCGCAATGCCGATAGTTAAGATGCTGTCGGTGACAACATCTTCAATATTTGAACCATCGAGGTTGGCACGCTGAACCTTCCGTGTGTGTGGCGTTGTCCAATATATTTTTCCGCCCGAAACGTCTAAGGCAATACCGATCGGACTATTCGCATAATATATTTTTAGCCCTAAAATATCTAACGGAATATTTATGGCAGTACCGATAAGTTTACCATATCTAATAAAGAGGGTCTTGAGATTTGAACCATCGAGATTCGCACGTTGAATCTTACCACTGAACTCATCTGCCCAATAAATCTTATTTCCATCTAGGTCCAGAGCAATACCGTTTGGCCCCCTTAAATTAGTGATGATGTCTTCAATATCTGAACCATCGAGATTTGCACGTTGAATCTTACCGGCACCAAGGTCTGCCCAGTACATTTTCCCATTGGGAACGTCCAAGGCGATGCCACGCGGACTTTGCAAATCAGTGATGATGTCTTCAATATTTGAACCCTCAAGGTTGGCATGTTGAATCTTATTTACAGGACCCCATATTGTCCAATACATCTTATTGCCACCAATATCCAAGGCAATGCCTTCCTTTATTCCTTCACTGGATGGAACAAGTTCTTCAACGTTTGAGCCGTTGAAGTTGGCGCGTTGAATCTTACAGCCGCTCGTCCAGTACATCTGATCGCCGGAAGTGTCTAATGCTATACCAATTGGAGAGCATACGTCAGTAAAGAGGTTTTCAATGTCTGAGTTATCGGAGCGAATGCGCCGAATTCTACCTGATCTGTTTGTCCAATAGATTCGGACATCTTTCGTCTCGGCTTTCTGTTCAACAGACGGTTCTTCAGAAGATGTGTCCTGTGACATTTTCTGGTCTTCCTCGTAACCTACGAAAAAGACGAAAACACCGATACATCCAATTCCAATTAAAGCGATTGCAAGTATTGCTTTCTTTACCATAATTTGTTTGTTACTTTTTGATAATTGCGATATCCTAAGTTAGCACTGCTACTGTAATCCAACTTGCCACCTATTGATTCTCACTGCGAAGCAATAGCACTCCGGAATCAAGGGTATGAATGCCTTATGGCATTCCCTGGGGGTGAGAAAACAGTCTGAAAAATCCTATCGAAGTCCCTAGCATTCGTTAGTAGCAACTTGGGTTATTATAGTTGAATTATACTTTGTTTTGATTTGGTAGTCAACTGCTCTATAAGTCTGCCTGTTGAATAATTCTGAAAAATATGGTAGAGTGTAACAGCAAATATGAGTCTGTGAATTGAACGATGCTAACGCAAGAAATGGTAGCCGATGTACCTACGGATCCGGGTGTCTACTTCTTCCGAGGTGCTTCAGGGAAAATCCTTTACATCGGCAAAGCGAAATGTCTACGAAAACGCGTCCGCTCCTATCTGCATAAGGTCAAAAGACGTCCAAACAAAATCAAGCGGCTCATTCGGTGGACGACAGATGTTCGGTATCAGATCTGTCGGTCAGAACAGGAAGCACTCTTCTTAGAATCGCGGCTCATCCAAGAGCATCAACCTTCCTATAACACCGCTCTGAAGTTTGGGCGGGCTTCTTGGTATATTCGGATAGATGTCGGCGAGGCTTTTCCGCGCCTTGAAAGAGTTTCCGAAACCCAGCCGGATGGCGCGAGATATTTCGGTCCGTTGTCAAGTCGGCGATGGACAGATGAAGCAATCAACGTTTTACAGCGCATCTTTTCAGTACGCACGTGCGAAGGAGAAATCACACCGATTCCAGGATTTCGCGCCTGTTTCCAGTACCATCTAAAACGCTGCGATGCGCCTTGCGCTGCACTCATTACGCGCGAACTTTATGGAGAAATGATAACGGATATCGTCAATTTGCTGGACGGTGAGTACGAGACAGTGCAGACAAGTCTGGTGGCAAAACGGGATAGAGCCTCGGAGGCATTGCAATTTGAGCGGGCGGCGGCGTTTCAAAAGCAGTTGCAACGGATTCAAAAAGTCTTTACGTTTTTAGATGTCCACCGGAAGTAATCCAATGACAAAAGAAAAAATCCAGAAATTTGAAAAAATTCTTGCCGAAAAAAATAATATGTGTTAAAATAATGGACAATTAATTCAAGGAGGTTAACCGCATGTATATCGTAAGATTATCGCTTGTTTGTCTTATTGCTTTCGTATTCATGGTAGGCTGTGGTCTGATTGGGAAGGAAGCAGAGATGTCTGAATCCGCGACCGGCACCACGGAAAAAGCCGCAATGAAAACGGATAGCGACATGGCAATGAAGACGGATGGCGACATGATGGAAGCCGCCGTTGAAGAGATCACACTAAACGTCACAGGTATGACATGAGGCGCGTGTACCAGCAAGGTGCAGGCTGCACTCAGTAAAGTCGCCGGTGTCTCTGAAGTGGTGAGTGTCTCTGACGCGGATAACACAGCTGTGGTGAAGGTTAAGAAAGGTAAAGTTAAGACTGCCGATCTCACCACCGCAGTTCAAGGTGCTGGCTTCAGTGCCGAAGTCGCTCAATAAGGCTGAATCGGAGGGGTGGGGTTACCCACCCTTTCTTTTTTTAGGAACAGGTTGCAAACCACAACTCTCTTGCAGCCTTAACTCGAATAAAGTTTCAACCATCAGTGCTGAAGTTGAAGAGGCGCGATCGAGAGATCGCCCGTATCCATAAGGGGATTAAACTTATGCGTCAGTTAAACGTGAGAATGCTGTTCGTCTGCTTTGCGGCACTGCTGTTTGTGTTCGCGTGTGCAGACACCTCAAAGAAAGAGGCAGAAGAAGCAGCACCCGCACAAACGGCAGAGGCAACAGTCGAAGAAGTGACACTGACTGTGACAGGCATGACGTGAGGCGCGTGTACCAGCAAGGTGCAGGATGCACTTACAAAACTTACCGGTGTGACTGAAGTTGTCAGTGTTTCTATGGAAGAGAATAAAGCTGTGGTGAAAGTTGAGAAAGACAAGGTTGAGAACGACGCGCTCGTGAAGGCGGTTACAGACGCAGGTTTCAGCGCGCAAGTCGCTAACTAAACCTGAGTTGACAGGGCGAGATTAACTCGCCCTTTACCTTGTCAGGGCACCTTATCAGAGAAAGTAAATTGTGTTCCAATGCGAGGTTTTTACGCCTCGCATTTTCTATTTTTTCCAGAAATTACCCGATGTCTCAGCTACTGTTCCTTCTTAGCATAAAGGGGATCATCAAGCAGGGACTGCACCTCGTAGATTGAGCCTTTCAACTCTGCGTAGGGTTCCGGCATGCGTACTGGCGCAGCCACCATACGGGGTTCATTCGTCGGCTCGCCACGGATGATGCAGCTGTTGAAAGTCTCCCAATCCGGAATACCCTTCAGGGGCCACGCATCCACAGCACAATACTGGGCAAGCTTTAAGCGGCGCGGTTTGTCCGAGGTATTTGGGGCAGAACCGTGCAATGCCCGAACGTGATGAATCGTGATACCACCCGCCTTCAACTCAACAGGTACAGCACCTTCCGGTGTGAAATTGGGGTCCGTAACCGCACCGATAAAGGCACCGTTCTGATGATGGTCTAACGTCGGTCCTTTATGGGAACCGGGCAGTATCATCAACGCCCCATTTTCTACAGTCATATCGTCAATCACGACACCGACTGCGAGCAGATCGTCGTTGGTGTGTGGGTAAAACGCCCAATCCTGATGCCATTCAACCGGACTCCCAAACTCCGGATACTTCATGTTCAATTTATGTCCATTATACCGAATCCCCGGCCCGATGAGCTGTTCCACAATATCCAAAATCCTCGGATGCCGTAAGGCGTAATCGTATACGATATGGTGTAATCCGGGATTTTTGATACGCCGCACGCGCGGGTTCGCCGGCGTATGTCCGGGTTCCAGATCGAAGATGTCGGTATGTTCGGTGGCCTCTCTTGACTTTTCGACGAATTCATCGGTGACGCGTTGGAGGTCAGCGACCTCTTCTGCTGTCAATACTGCTTCAACACCGAGGTAACCCTTCTCGTTATAAAAATCACGTTGTTCTTGTGTGAGCATTATCCTGTTCCTCCTAAAGAAGTAATGTTACTATTATACATCAAAACGTTTTTTAATTATACCTTGCGGTTCAGTCAGGTGAATTAAACAAACGACGATCCTCTCTGTAGATCCGCCCTCCATTTCATTACGGGCTACTGCTACCTATCATTTGCCTGTCAAACCGGTAATTAACAATTTCTCATAAACTTTCTGTACTTTCTGGACATGCCTTTCAACACCGAACGCTTCTTCAGCGTATTTTCTGGCAGATTGTCCCATACGTTCGCTGCGGTTCGGATCTTTAGCCAGTTCAACAATTTTATCTGCTATTCCATCTATGGGGTCTAACGGCACTACGTATCCTGTTTCACCGTGAACAATCATTTCAGTGGTGCTGCCAACTGGTGTGCCGATGACAGGTTTACCTGCCGCCATCGCCTCGGCGATAACACTCCCCGCCGAAAGGGTTATGAGTAGATCGAGTTCCTGCATCGCCTGGGGCATATCGGTGCGGTGACCTGTGAAGTGAATGAATGCCTGTACTCCATACTTGGCTACCGACTGGCGAACTTCATGTTCATAGGTGCGGTGTTCTGCCGTATCCAGCGCGGCACCGATGACGTGAAATCTAATCTCCTTGCAGTGGGCAACAACTTTGGCGGCGATCTCAACAAACGTTTTTTGACGTTTGAAGGGTTCAATCCTACCGACAATACCAACGACATAGTCCACCGAGTGGACGGGTTCAGAAACCGGTTGAAAAGCCGATATATCAACACAATTATGAACGATGTCAATCTTTTTGGCATCAATCCCTGCTTGAATGAGCGGAACACTGCTCTGCTCGGAGATAGCGATGATACTGTCCATCCGGTCAAACTTGTATTTTCGGACCTGGGTAGGCGTGAGAAGATTTCGGACGTGCGAAACGACAGGGATTTTCAACTGTTTTCTAACCGACCAAAGATACGGGTTAAACCACGAATCCGAGGTATGGACCAGGTGAGCGTCGTGTGTCTCGGCGAGACGCACCAATTTTTTTGTGGCTTTGTGTCTCGCTATCAATGATTTCGCTTTTCGCCAAGGCGGCAGATCGAGAATCACTGTGTGAATATTGGCACGCCTCAAGTGTTCTACAAAAACACCGTTATCAGGACAAACAACAAGCGGACGATAGCGCGTTCGATCAATATTCTCGACGAGATATGCCAGTTGCTTCTCACCGCCACCGATGCTCGAACCGCAATGGCTGAGGTACAGTATCGGAACCATCTTTTTAAAGATTCACGTGTCAAATCTAACACGTCTATAAATGGCATGTAAACACTACACGGGAAAATCAAGTTGCTGATCCCGGAAAACCTGACTCACCGATCGGTGTTGATGTACTCTCAATATGGCTTGAGAGAGGAGTGGCGCGATAGAAAGCACCTTAACTTTCCCATCAAGTTGCTTTTCAGCAGGAACGGGGATCGTATTGGTAGTGACTACTTCGCGAATCGCTGGATGACTGAGCCGTTCCAACGCTGGACCAACCAATATAGGGTGTGCGATACACACATAAGCGGGTTCTGCCCCCGCCTCTGCCAAGGCTATGGCTTGTTGGCGAATCGTCCCACCTGTTTGTATTTCATCGTCGGTAATAATTGGGGTTTTGCCTTCAACGTCTCCAACAAGTTCGACGAACTTAACGCCCTGTCCATCAACGCCGGTTCGCCGCTTGTGCATGATGGCTAACGGGAGCCTAAGAATATCTGCATATTTTTCTGCTAATTTGGCGCGACCTGCATCAGGTGCAACAATTACACCATTTTCAACCTGTTTCTCACGGAAGTAATTTGTCAAGGTCGTCAGGGCGGTCAAGTGATCCATAGGAATATCGAAGAAGCCTTGTATCTGTGGTACGTGTAGATCAATAGCCATGACGCGACTCGCCCCAGCAGTCGTCAAGAGATTCGCGACGAGTTTCGCACTGATCGGTTCGCGTCCTGTGGTTTTGTGATCTTGGCGTGAGTATCCGAAGTATGGGATAATCGCGGTAATCTGTCGGGCAGAGGCGCGTTTCATTGCGTCTATCGTGATGAGCAGTTCCATCAGATTTTCGTTAGCAGGTTGGCTCGTTGGCTGCACGATATAGATATCGGTACCGCGGATGCTTTCCTCAATCTGAACGCGAGTCTCAAGGTTGGGAAACGGCTCAATTGTAATTTTACCGAGTTCAACCCCTAAAATCGCAGCGATATCTTTTGCCAACGCCGGGTTCGCGCTGCCGGCGAATAGCCTGAAATCATCGTTAACTTGCTGGTCAATCAGTGGGGACATGCCAAAATCTCCTTACACTAAATTAATTTCATTCTCACATACTGCTCCATCGGAGCGTAAAACTGTAAATCCTATCCATTCTGTCAGGCTGTATGCATTCTATATAAGGATCCCCAGAAGGATCACCCATAAGATGATAAAAACAACGGGAACAACGAGGCCAATTAAAGACTGGCGTAGTTGGATACTTCGGCTTTTTGCTTTGTAACTATCTGTATACAGAGCTATATATTCAGGAGATCTCTCAAGCAGCCGTGAAGCCGGTGGCGTCGGTTCATAGATAGAAGCGATAAGGACTCCTATTATATTACCAAAGAGGCCGATGAAAAACCATGTAATCTTCTTGGCATCGAATTCGGACTCTTGTTCAGCCATTAGATGGGCTTCTGCTGCAGTGGGATGCTGCTGGTAGTCATTCATTTTAGGGACCCCTTTTTACAATTTGCGTGTGCTGCTATGGAATTAACGATTCACCTGTCATCTCAGCGGGCTGATCTAAACCGAGAAGGTAGAGCGTTGTGGGTGCAATATCGGCAAGCCGTCCACCCTCACGAAGTTGCTGTCCTTTGCGTTGGTTATCGACAAGGATGAGATCTACATTATAGGTGGTATGTGCGGTGTGGATACCACCGGTGTCTGGATCAATCATCTGCTCACAGTTTCCGTGGTCAGCAGTAACGATGAGCGCACCGTTCTTTTTAAGCACGGCATCAACGATTTTTCCGACCCCTACATCAACTGCCTCAACTGCTTTGATAGCGGCTGAGAGCGAACCGGTATGCCCAACCATGTCGCCGTTGGCGTAGTTGAGCACCATCAAATCGTATGTATCAGAATCGATGCGACGCAACATCTCTTCCGTCACACCGGGTGCGGACATCTCCGGTTTCTGATCGTAGGTCGTTACGTCACGTGGCGAGGCGATGATCTGACGATCTTCGCCTGTATACGGTTCATCTCGGT from Candidatus Poribacteria bacterium carries:
- a CDS encoding LamG domain-containing protein, yielding MEENMKPIFWFVIIGSLCIAVNPLSAELLDDAVGIWLFDEGKGNTAADTSGNGNDGAIAGAKWAEGKFGGALEFEPPHVVTVQPSDSINFKDQMTIATWVYMNKGVSDTAIRRNGSYLLEVQSATERVPGGYVFGIWSGGGFTGGVWGKTVIDPEKWYHIVGLYDGSEMKLYVDGTLESAVKQGGDVDQAGELLFGTFGGEKFIGRLDEVIFFNRGITEAEIAELMKGVEAVLPVSPNGLLTTTWGRLKDR
- a CDS encoding DUF5050 domain-containing protein yields the protein MVKKAILAIALIGIGCIGVFVFFVGYEEDQKMSQDTSSEEPSVEQKAETKDVRIYWTNRSGRIRRIRSDNSDIENLFTDVCSPIGIALDTSGDQMYWTSGCKIQRANFNGSNVEELVPSSEGIKEGIALDIGGNKMYWTIWGPVNKIQHANLEGSNIEDIITDLQSPRGIALDVPNGKMYWADLGAGKIQRANLDGSDIEDIITNLRGPNGIALDLDGNKIYWADEFSGKIQRANLDGSNLKTLFIRYGKLIGTAINIPLDILGLKIYYANSPIGIALDVSGGKIYWTTPHTRKVQRANLDGSNIEDVVTDSILTIGIALSISP
- a CDS encoding phytanoyl-CoA dioxygenase family protein — its product is MLTQEQRDFYNEKGYLGVEAVLTAEEVADLQRVTDEFVEKSREATEHTDIFDLEPGHTPANPRVRRIKNPGLHHIVYDYALRHPRILDIVEQLIGPGIRYNGHKLNMKYPEFGSPVEWHQDWAFYPHTNDDLLAVGVVIDDMTVENGALMILPGSHKGPTLDHHQNGAFIGAVTDPNFTPEGAVPVELKAGGITIHHVRALHGSAPNTSDKPRRLKLAQYCAVDAWPLKGIPDWETFNSCIIRGEPTNEPRMVAAPVRMPEPYAELKGSIYEVQSLLDDPLYAKKEQ
- a CDS encoding glycosyltransferase family 4 protein; the encoded protein is MVPILYLSHCGSSIGGGEKQLAYLVENIDRTRYRPLVVCPDNGVFVEHLRRANIHTVILDLPPWRKAKSLIARHKATKKLVRLAETHDAHLVHTSDSWFNPYLWSVRKQLKIPVVSHVRNLLTPTQVRKYKFDRMDSIIAISEQSSVPLIQAGIDAKKIDIVHNCVDISAFQPVSEPVHSVDYVVGIVGRIEPFKRQKTFVEIAAKVVAHCKEIRFHVIGAALDTAEHRTYEHEVRQSVAKYGVQAFIHFTGHRTDMPQAMQELDLLITLSAGSVIAEAMAAGKPVIGTPVGSTTEMIVHGETGYVVPLDPIDGIADKIVELAKDPNRSERMGQSARKYAEEAFGVERHVQKVQKVYEKLLITGLTGK
- a CDS encoding ribose-phosphate pyrophosphokinase, with the translated sequence MSPLIDQQVNDDFRLFAGSANPALAKDIAAILGVELGKITIEPFPNLETRVQIEESIRGTDIYIVQPTSQPANENLMELLITIDAMKRASARQITAIIPYFGYSRQDHKTTGREPISAKLVANLLTTAGASRVMAIDLHVPQIQGFFDIPMDHLTALTTLTNYFREKQVENGVIVAPDAGRAKLAEKYADILRLPLAIMHKRRTGVDGQGVKFVELVGDVEGKTPIITDDEIQTGGTIRQQAIALAEAGAEPAYVCIAHPILVGPALERLSHPAIREVVTTNTIPVPAEKQLDGKVKVLSIAPLLSQAILRVHQHRSVSQVFRDQQLDFPV